TAAAAGCATACTTATAGCATCCGAAAACCCAAAAGTTCCAACGTTTTCCAAAGCTTTTATAATCTTAAGTATTTCATTTTCAATTTTTAACCTTGGTGGAGGGCCTCCGTTTAAATAATAATCATCAAAAATATCTATCCAACTATGTAATATTATTGAATCTGGTTTTTCATAATTTTTCAGTGTTTCAACTTGAAAATTACCTTTTTCTAAATACCAAGCAAAAAATGATAATTCATCAAAAGATTGAAAAATGTTTTCTTTTTGAGCTTTTAATCGTTCTTTTAAATAATGTATAAAAATACTTGGATATTCCACATGTCTTGTGATAATATCTAAATCAAATAGATAAACAGACCAGGGAAACTCATTTTCGGAAAATAAACCAAATTTTTGTAGTTCTTTTAGATTTGTGGCAAGATTCATTAGTGTTTCTAAGGTAACGTTTATAACATAAAAAGAACTGTAATTACTTGATTCAATTTGTAATTTTTTACCAGATTTACGAATAAAAGTTGCAGATTTTGACGATTTTATATACTCGATTACTCTTTTTCCCTGTCTAAACGCTTCTTCTGTAAGTTTTTTTAAATCTGTTTTCAGTCGCTGTTCATTTCCCTTTAAGGCTTTCTTCGTCAAAATTCCTGATTTTGACTCAACGATTAGTATCTTATTATCAAATAATATTAGTAAATCAACTTCATAATCCTTCTCATATTTCAAATTTCTATACATGTTCTTTTTAGGAAAAATTCTGGAGAAAAACTCATAAACTTTTTCTTCAACATACAAAGATTTTATTCTTTTGTATTGTTGCCAAACTTTCGTTTGGTTGGTTTTTTCATTATTAAGAATATATTCAAAAATTTCAGGAAATCTAAAAATCAAATTTTCAGGTAAAAGGCAAAGATATTCATCATCTTTTAGATGTATAAGAGGTTTTCTGAAAATTATGTTTTCATCAAGAGGAGAGTTATAATTTTTATTTTCACCAAATTCACAACTGAAAAATTCAAAGTATTTCTCAAGTTTATTTATATCTTTTATCCCTTCAAAATTAAATTCATCTTTTTTGAGCGTGAATATTTTACAAATATCTTCCAAAGTCACTTGTAAATTCTGTTCTTTTTTATCGTTAAATTTCTCTTCAATTTTTTTAATTATCTTTTTACCAAAATCTATTGCATCATTTATTGAAAAGCCAAACTTGTTAATAAAAAAGGGATCAAGTTTTAAAAAAACGTTATCAATAAAATCTTCCAATTGAAATTGATAAATTTCGGGATTTATTTGTTTAAGTAATTCTATGTGATGGGTTGGAATTGATTCAGTTTCAAGATATTTACTAAAAACAAATAAATCTAAGTATTTACTTGTCAACTGAATCAACCTATAAATTTTCTTTAAATTGGGTTTTTTAATTAGATAATTATTATTTTTCAAATAAACGCCTGATAAAAATTGTAAAATTGGTTTTTCTCTCAGTAAATACGTAACTTTTGAATAGTCATTTGAATCAAAATGATATAGAAAAGCAATATATGAAAGGACATATTTTGGATCATATCTATTTATTAATTTTTCAATTTCATTTTTAATTTTTTCACGTTCATTTTTCAATTTTTCTAACATAATTATTCTCCTCATTTCTTAAACATTTACCTTTTATGTTCTCAT
This DNA window, taken from Thermosipho affectus, encodes the following:
- a CDS encoding NERD domain-containing protein yields the protein MLEKLKNEREKIKNEIEKLINRYDPKYVLSYIAFLYHFDSNDYSKVTYLLREKPILQFLSGVYLKNNNYLIKKPNLKKIYRLIQLTSKYLDLFVFSKYLETESIPTHHIELLKQINPEIYQFQLEDFIDNVFLKLDPFFINKFGFSINDAIDFGKKIIKKIEEKFNDKKEQNLQVTLEDICKIFTLKKDEFNFEGIKDINKLEKYFEFFSCEFGENKNYNSPLDENIIFRKPLIHLKDDEYLCLLPENLIFRFPEIFEYILNNEKTNQTKVWQQYKRIKSLYVEEKVYEFFSRIFPKKNMYRNLKYEKDYEVDLLILFDNKILIVESKSGILTKKALKGNEQRLKTDLKKLTEEAFRQGKRVIEYIKSSKSATFIRKSGKKLQIESSNYSSFYVINVTLETLMNLATNLKELQKFGLFSENEFPWSVYLFDLDIITRHVEYPSIFIHYLKERLKAQKENIFQSFDELSFFAWYLEKGNFQVETLKNYEKPDSIILHSWIDIFDDYYLNGGPPPRLKIENEILKIIKALENVGTFGFSDAISMLLKFDNSTRNKIIEYMNEKISKTKTDHKRHNFLIINKDLGVGFLFVSQYGKQELRERLYYYSNLLKYKYQVKKWIAFGKDVTDKKEYINEFVYLNYPWEYNYELEKTCENILHLSKQ